TTTTATCGTGGAATATTACATAGGGCGGTACGGATTGTGATCTGGCGATTTCAAGGCGCAGCAAGCGAAGTTTCTCCCAAAGTTCATCCTGATACATTTCAGGGAGAATGGAATCCTTTTCTTTTTTAATGACTATCCTGCCTTTTTCAAGACCTTTGCATAATTCCAACTTCTCGTCTTTTTGTGTCTTCGCAATCACTTTTTATGTTTTTTCTGTCTCATCGGGCAGCAGTTTGAGCCTCCATAATTAGCTTATTGTTCCCCTTTCTGCCCTTTTAGGGGTTCTTT
The Pseudomonadota bacterium DNA segment above includes these coding regions:
- a CDS encoding HRDC domain-containing protein → MIAKTQKDEKLELCKGLEKGRIVIKKEKDSILPEMYQDELWEKLRLLRLEIARSQSVPPYVIFHDKTLKELMAILPDSLEEMRNVSGIGQRKVEMYGEQFLKVIREYKERRERP